In Torulaspora delbrueckii CBS 1146 chromosome 1, complete genome, one genomic interval encodes:
- the RAD30 gene encoding DNA-directed DNA polymerase eta (similar to Saccharomyces cerevisiae RAD30 (YDR419W); ancestral locus Anc_5.523) encodes MSKYKWKDLVKLKSKNESYESPLSVLCHIDVNCFYAQVEAVRCGYTKDDPVVCVQWNSIVAVSYAARKYGITRMNTIQQALKKTQDLIPIHTAVFRKGEDFWQYHDGWGPWNEDKEKQLPSSIYKISLDPYRRESRKIFKIFTEYCDLAEKASVDEVFLDIARLCLQKLMGSEQILPGKENHNTIQLMQQMFKDGTYDSDAFLPPVPEELKELKFVGNLLNPNDEPLIEDWDDVLFALGSQIAQELRDEIRQNLGYTTSCGLARTKIVCKLASNFKKPDAQTIIKNSCINAFLDIGKFEITSFWSLGGILGKELIQVLHLPEDGTIRAVRERWPQRDDLRIYLNRSAREFASKGQANGIIDLSRTNEVADKLYDAVRGQHRLPVVPQTMVKSLMSNKNMTGQACNSLGDCFSWLEVFAGELAGRVHELQQEYNKIIIPRTVHVLVRAKSGEAHSKSCQFQQNGKLSSQDLLKAGAKLTAEIDARFARGKEYAFYPLQNINMSLSNLEVLSSKKSVVEMFGGQASAHKSKIELPPIIDLPKSGSSEVRNDYSCRSCNITFNNEKDFQEHADFHIAMSLSEKINGTSEGSNNLSLGERRLLNSQKRRGSTPELPGKRRPKKKKNDRGSATDIYHYFAKG; translated from the coding sequence ATGTCCAAGTATAAATGGAAGGACCTAGTTAAGTTGAAGTCTAAGAATGAATCATACGAGTCACCACTCTCTGTTTTATGTCACATTGATGTCAACTGTTTTTACGCACAGGTGGAGGCAGTTAGATGTGGTTACACTAAGGATGACCCTGTAGTATGCGTGCAGTGGAACTCTATTGTAGCAGTATCGTACGCCGCTAGAAAGTACGGCATCACCAGAATGAACACCATCCAGCAAGCTCTTAAGAAGACACAAGATTTGATTCCAATTCACACGGCAGTCTTCAGGAAAGGTGAAGATTTTTGGCAATATCATGATGGGTGGGGGCCTTGGAATGAAGATAAGGAGAAACAGCTGCCGTCCTCGATCTATAAAATCTCTTTAGACCCTTATCGAAGAGAGAGCCGtaagatcttcaagatatttACAGAGTACTGTGATTTGGCCGAAAAAGCTAGTGTAGATGAGGTCTTTTTAGATATTGCAAGGCTATGCTTACAAAAGCTTATGGGCAGTGAACAAATTTTGCCTGGTAAGGAAAATCACAACACTATACAATTGATGCAGCAGATGTTCAAGGACGGGACTTACGATAGTGATGCATTTTTACCTCCAGTGCCTGAAGAACTGAAGGAGTTGAAGTTTGTTGGTAATTTGCTCAATCCCAATGATGAACCATTGATTGAAGACTGGGATGATGTGCTGTTTGCACTAGGATCGCAGATAGCGCAAGAACTTAGAGATGAAATTAGGCAAAATCTGGGTTACACGACATCATGCGGGTTGGCGCGTACTAAGATCGTCTGTAAACtagcttccaatttcaagaaacctGATGCGCAAACGATAATCAAGAATAGTTGTATTAACGCATTTCTGGAcattggaaaatttgagATTACTAGTTTTTGGTCGCTTGGCGGAATCTTGGGCAAAGAGCTTATTCAAGTTTTACATTTGCCTGAAGATGGTACCATCAGAGCTGTTAGAGAGAGATGGCCACAGAGGGATGACCTGAGGATTTATCTCAATCGTTCAGCTCGAGAGTTTGCTAGCAAAGGTCAAGCAAACGGCATTATTGACCTATCCAGGACAAACGAAGTCGCTGACAAACTATATGACGCAGTTCGAGGTCAACATCGACTTCCAGTGGTCCCTCAAACAATggtcaaatctttgatgtCAAACAAGAATATGACAGGTCAAGCTTGTAATAGCTTAGGAGACTGCTTTTCGTGGCTCGAAGTATTTGCTGGGGAACTTGCAGGGCGAGTTCATGAACTTCAGCAGGAATATAACAAGATTATAATACCGAGAACAGTTCACGTCTTGGTGCGTGCAAAATCAGGAGAAGCACATAGTAAGTCAtgccaatttcaacagaaCGGAAAACTGAGTAGCCAAGACCTCCTTAAAGCTGGTGCTAAATTAACAGCAGAGATCGACGCCAGATTTGCCAGAGGCAAAGAGTACGCATTCTATCCTCTGCAGAACATAAATATGTCTCTATCCAATTTAGAGGTTCtgtcttccaagaaatccGTGGTTGAAATGTTTGGTGGTCAAGCTAGTGCACATAAATCTAAAATTGAATTGCCGCCAATAATTGACTTGCCGAAAAGTGGCTCAAGTGAAGTTCGGAATGACTATTCATGCCGCTCTTGTAATATAACCTTCAATAATGAGaaagatttccaagaacACGCAGATTTCCACATCGCCATGAGTTTATCCGAGAAGATAAATGGAACAAGTGAAGGTTCAAACAACCTTTCACTAGGCGAAAGACGACTCTTGAACTCTCagaaaagaagaggtaGTACACCGGAATTGCCAGGTAAGAGGAGACcgaaaaagaagaagaatgatagGGGATCGGCGACTGACATTTACCACTATTTTGCTAAAGGCTAG
- the MAK10 gene encoding Mak10p (similar to Saccharomyces cerevisiae MAK10 (YEL053C); ancestral locus Anc_5.521) — translation MPLEDQLEKLDISDTSYGSMTAEIETLRDEDGEPMEELVDITQMFFDLGRDLSPHTIIKDPGFNLFEGTHSLEVNNEKLDSSLISLTDEERQFDCNLAYGDDELLRLKHVTAIVDLLTRFLVSWLNEYQTLPTTVLSCRYVEHLLIESSKAGRLTYLHSGDPLYDQVLCDAIYGICYFAKFVQKLLKAGVIFEEEDLNFNGMGLDFLSYFEEQQVIVDRLHRSIEFVESSQGDKGTFLSRLLRIIICLVKMEDHLELYSADVTRLDELIEESRYLDEHDVSQEYTPPPGCFSMSIQKRLSNRFPPKHLVVPNWNYKGFSTMAQDLKIVLKVNDAATMLEAAQLAQYFNKLTQRHVIARALFPLYFIRDDQTILGKYSTLDCIHMHLREFSAMSTTISKQSPQELEPILQEAMNVLFEWYQNTAQNTSRYRQGYNRQLLLWDALHAQMETTEFELAQRGIADQTMGQQGRIPFMPYSSWAFSMKVTAMLDYVTKGFDLDVYKPFESFSMFWYAYYLSYNLEACLENVQQFIDSKINSIHGLAKKIKKVKTIEKKNELKAQHRHLMDTEMEQLRTNKRYLSYLFMNTAIIKSLSLAQVFQFSILRYLGIIDTNSPAKSKFTSDRLLHDLRFKPFSSIGVPDVLTYETLQSTLREFSIEGTMSSVKLENARQCMDKELQSASNAIETIKKCISAGDNNGLIVTGTRLVKEEALDYYNHLQVSVEAIIANSTTISSHLKSLKSAEWKHRHEVRLNVPKGGSPFFPLLELIEKVDRKK, via the coding sequence ATGCCGTTAGAGGATCagttggagaaattggatATATCGGACACGAGCTATGGCAGTATGACAGCTGAGATTGAGACTTTAcgtgatgaagatggtgaaCCAATGGAAGAACTTGTTGATATTACTCAGATGTTTTTCGACTTGGGACGTGATCTGTCTCCACATACTATTATTAAGGATCCAGGgttcaatctctttgaaggtACTCATTCATTAGAGGTCAATAACGAAAAGTTGGATTCTTCGCTGATCTCATTGACCGATGAAGAACGACAATTCGACTGTAATTTGGCCTATggcgatgatgaattgctCAGGTTGAAGCATGTCACAGCAATTGTGGACCTGTTGACTCGTTTTTTGGTCTCTTGGCTTAACGAGTATCAAACATTGCCTACAACTGTGCTGAGTTGTCGTTACGTCGAGCACCTTCTaattgaatcatcaaaagCAGGTCGATTGACCTATTTGCACAGTGGAGATCCACTATACGATCAAGTGCTTTGTGATGCGATCTACGGTATATgttactttgcaaagtttgTGCAAAAGCTGTTAAAAGCAGGTGTtatcttcgaagaagaggatcTAAACTTTAATGGCATGGGACTTGATTTCCTGTCTTATTTTGAGGAACAGCAAGTGATTGTGGACCGGTTGCACCGAAGcattgagtttgttgagTCATCTCAAGGTGATAAAGGCACTTTTCTCTCGCGGCTGCTGAGAATCATTATATGTCTGGTGAAAATGGAGGATCATCTGGAGTTATACAGCGCTGATGTGACCAGGTTGGACGAATTGATCGAGGAGTCCCGTTATCTAGATGAGCACGATGTTTCGCAGGAATATACGCCCCCACCAGGCTGCTTTTCTATGAGTATTCAAAAGCGGCTATCTAATCGGTTCCCTCCTAAGCATTTAGTAGTACCGAACTGGAATTACAAAGGTTTCAGCACTATGGCTCAGGATCTGAAGATAGTCTTGAAGGTCAATGACGCAGCTACGATGTTGGAAGCCGCCCAACTTGCAcaatatttcaataaaCTAACGCAAAGACATGTTATAGCGAGAGCTTTATTCCCCTTATACTTCATTCGGGATGATCAGACGATCCTTGGAAAATACTCAACTCTGGATTGTATTCACATGCATTTAAGGGAGTTTTCTGCAATGTCCACGACCATCAGTAAACAGTCACCTCAAGAATTAGAGCCTATTTTACAGGAAGCTATGAACGTTTTATTCGAGTGGTACCAAAATACAGCTCAAAACACTTCTCGTTATAGACAAGGTTACAATAGACAATTGTTGCTCTGGGACGCGTTACACGCCCAAATGGAAACCACTGAGTTTGAGCTAGCGCAACGGGGCATCGCTGATCAGACTATGGGCCAGCAAGGACGAATCCCATTTATGCCATACTCTTCGTGGGCATTCTCCATGAAAGTAACTGCAATGTTAGATTACGTTACGAAAGGGTTTGATCTTGACGTTTACAAGCCATTTGAGTCCTTTTCGATGTTCTGGTACGCATATTATCTGTCATATAACTTGGAGGCCTGCTTAGAGAATGTTCAACAATTCATTGATTCAAAGATAAATTCCATTCATGGTTTggcgaagaagataaagaagGTCAAAACgattgaaaagaaaaatgaacTGAAAGCCCAGCATCGTCATTTAATGGATACAGAGATGGAGCAATTGAGAACTAATAAGCGTTACTTAAGTTACCTCTTCATGAACACAGCAATCATCAAGTCTCTATCGTTGGCGCAGGTATTCCAATTCTCTATCCTAAGGTATCTCGGCATAATTGACACTAATTCACCAGCAAAGAGCAAGTTCACTTCCGATAGGCTGTTACATGATTTGAGATTCAAGCCGTTCTCCTCCATTGGTGTTCCTGATGTGTTGACATATGAGACTTTGCAATCCACGCTTAGAGAATTCTCAATTGAAGGGACCATGTCATCTGTAAAACTAGAAAATGCCCGACAATGCATGGACAAGGAGCTTCAAAGTGCTTCTAACGCGATTGAAACCATCAAGAAATGTATCAGTGCTGGTGACAATAACGGTCTCATTGTCACTGGTACTAGACTCgtgaaggaagaagcatTGGACTACTACAATCATTTACAAGTATCAGTCGAGGCTATCATTGCAAATAGCACGACCATCTCGTCCCATTTGAAGTCCTTAAAATCAGCTGAGTGGAAACATAGACATGAGGTGAGACTGAACGTTCCTAAAGGCGGTTCTCCATTTTTCCCGCTACTTGAATTAATAGAAAAGGTGGATCGCAAGAAGTAA
- the RPL12B gene encoding 60S ribosomal protein uL11 (similar to Saccharomyces cerevisiae RPL12B (YDR418W) and RPL12A (YEL054C); ancestral locus Anc_5.522): protein MPPKFDPNEVKYLYLRAVGGEVGASAALAPKIGPLGLSPKKVGEDIAKATKDFKGIKVTVQLKIQNRQAAASVVPAASSLVITALKEPPRDRKKEKNVKHSGNIALDEIIEIAKQMREKSFGKNLASVTKEILGTAQSVGCRVDFKNPHDIIDAINAGEIEIPEN from the coding sequence ATGCCTCCAAAGTTTGATCCAAATGAAGTTAAGTACTTGTACTTGAGAGCTGTCGGTGGTGAAGTCGGTGCTTCCGCTGCTCTAGCTCCAAAGATTGGTCCTTTGGGTTTGTCCCCAAAGAAGGTTGGTGAAGATATCGCCAAGGCCACCAAGGACTTCAAAGGTATCAAAGTTAccgttcaattgaagatccaAAACAGACAAGCTGCTGCTTCTGTCGTTCCAGctgcttcctctttggTCATCACCGCTTTGAAGGAACCACCAAGAGACagaaagaaggagaagaacGTCAAGCACAGTGGTAACATCGCCttggatgaaattatcgagATTGCTAAGCAAATGAGAGAGAAATCTTTCGGTAAGAACTTGGCATCTGTTACCAAGGAAATCTTGGGTACTGCTCAATCCGTTGGTTGCCGTGTCGACTTCAAGAACCCACATGACATCATCGACGCCATTAACGCtggtgaaattgaaattccagAAAACTAA
- the HKR1 gene encoding Hkr1p (similar to Saccharomyces cerevisiae HKR1 (YDR420W); ancestral locus Anc_5.524): MKYHQLVRLVLIIFAITSSVRALPSSNALEEKTGSTEQNRETTNSFSGDAYTIQSPSHTSNLQTGTSDRSSSNKIDSRSGTTSVIANSADKSSSAPGDANDQKVGSESESSPTTSTQSDIPTTSQLWSEASKSSSVKPEVISSSQQKTETTSLSIPSSTSSIGTSLSSASDRAVGSTNSGGSSNTYDKKTSSQTVYTISSDTETKLSNTPTTIQSSSTRSGISSDKNSGISAGLTSDSSVKASSSTSSTSDQLALQTSKSQDINTISSSSGAPTSSPASSFTALSDTTSTTFSDSKPALITGQSSSLSTDTPPLASSISNTQSSQNNIADDTDRNEGTSSKITTNSETSPALNTQNVVTIIPTESKSTLTINDTPLTSSSQSTRPTSSITDELTSLTSTPASTASSDSTTASGFSWDNPFANELFVNPSTTSDATQSTASNSDTLVGSTSSSSAISVTPTSPTSADQATTSTGHQLTWDSSSPTPTFTVPTDTTISSSEPEISSESSGEFKSTSSEEQPTSSSTGEQSSSSSIDTSITSSPIDSAGEGEQTFSKSSSEPGFDQSTSTPTTTVVIDVSGFRPLTFFFSSSESSLEVSHTSSSTFNEPDTASTMPSNSYGEGTSTSLTSDTSESSAPDWDPSSSTMATPPLSNSQSTSDDFEQSTTEYSGPSSTTSTPEVPIITLTSSSEPVYTLSTTTPSSSSILTPITTDATRDSSSVLQTNSANTITNPISSLSSFGQSSQEYSGSAPHYTDTSSSQTTGSIFEVTLATSTISSITSQDSPTFDLSYITSQSSISSTSTSGNVGGEIATSITSVDTSNIDIGQSSYESPSQSSLTTASQFQVSQDGTSSAMETGSVLNGQPESTGAQSFTSDIASATSLTESSYDSIATEEPTSSSNLETIDSSSKTATATYDSDSLSNSIASQQASGSSDFQTNIGTTSSPFDTATSTFLTSSLSDSMVSEQPTVSNNPQDTHSISQTETLEPSSTSSGTSTDDTQPNDTGSESLSLSATTRSSVDLISGTESDGSLRMTLTTRPAQSTGSLLTTGQTTAANTGARSSSVGGRTTFWLPSSIQVQSDPTRSGTSSFDPAVTATLPQLIAPPTAVPVPENASKITVGFKKNLNYEFLVSSSTTAAQIFHFLPFVLSFPFEENGTKDFSYKRRGTLLVSSFEFNNTTTLMPAQFHQETVTGISKRSDSEFPFNASAVDVIQIMPMIIKDRNYLTSIAVLYFPSAYVSELQSMVSDDTSQLFNNPDPTLDALAALIDPSIPLTGLIDGSTGSLNGGNPSTQSHSPSSPYKSQSSDDNSGSLGTATNSGLSSAVKKRLVIYLTCLVFGTLLWILVFMFLYKHLYGGRVIAKRAYQRDAAQEEKQHYNFADITSVHSAETEPANDKSDDVPQEKDVASASQSRYSLPEDLMITGENTVYSVSQGLQYFVAEDGSFYYAGPLQSTSEENETTKGDSADIEDINDYLYSADQERSIVTNEQSSCDIGSLQIDEEGNFVVSDPSPNEEEHEITSSNSATIELYNNNNLYKMTRTVNSNEISSPRYLDQDSQGEISDAGMGQEGNPDFLSSTEQNWHISSPDESENFPGRSVFGFYGSDDSNNIVQSLPAENCIDEYLYVSGDDDSLLDSPLGVRIEEIDDDAVDVHVDDLDELDEEMYKRRSKLMTQQQRTENGMLHMSRVMKAKAQGTRRI, encoded by the coding sequence ATGAAATACCATCAGCTGGTACGACTGGTGTTAATCATATTCGCCATCACATCATCAGTACGAGCACTCCCGTCTTCCAATGCATTAGAAGAGAAGACTGGCAGTACAGAGCAGAACAGAGAAACAACTAATAGCTTCTCAGGCGACGCTTATACTATTCAATCGCCCAGTCATACATCAAATTTACAAACTGGCACCTCGGATAGGAGCAGCAGCAATAAGATTGATTCGAGGAGTGGGACTACTAGTGTAATAGCAAACTCTGCAGATAAAAGCTCATCAGCACCTGGGGATGCGAACGACCAAAAGGTCGGCAGTGAAAGCGAGAGCTCGCCGACAACATCGACACAATCTGATATCCCGACTACGTCACAGCTCTGGTCCgaagcttccaaatcaagCTCTGTCAAACCTGAGGtcatatcatcatcacagCAAAAAACTGAGACTACTTCTCTTAGCATACCAAGCTCTACATCTTCAATAGGAACTAGTTTATCATCTGCCAGCGATAGGGCGGTCGGTTCAACCAACTCAGGAGGGTCCAGTAATACTTATGATAAAAAGACATCATCTCAAACTGTTTACACAATCTCAAGTGACACCGAAACGAAATTAAGCAACACTCCGACGACTATCCAATCCAGTTCCACTCGAAGTGGAATTTCGAGCGACAAGAATTCTGGTATCTCAGCGGGATTAACCAGCGATTCCTCAGTCAAAGCTAGTTCGTCGACTTCCTCGACTTCTGATCAACTTGCGCTTCAGACCTCCAAGTCGCAAGACATCAACAcgatctcatcttcttccgGAGCACCTACCAGTTCACCTGCTAGTTCATTTACAGCACTTTCGGATACGACATCTACCACCTTCAGCGATTCAAAACCAGCCCTAATAACGGGGCAATCTTCATCGTTGAGTACCGATACACCACCACTGGCCTCTTCTATCAGCAATACTCAGTCTAGCCAAAACAACATAGCCGACGATACTGACCGTAACGAAGGCACTTCCTCAAAGATCACCACAAACTCAGAAACTTCGCCCGCACTGAACACACAAAATGTTGTAACCATTATCCCTACTGAGAGCAAGTCCACATTAACTATCAACGATACCCCACTAACCTCCTCTTCACAAAGTACGAGGCCCACTTCCAGCATCACAGATGAGTTAACCTCATTGACTTCTACACCAGCATCAACGGCTTCGAGTGATTCGACAACAGCTTCTGGCTTCAGCTGGGACAATCCTTTCGCAAACGAACTATTTGTCAATCCCAGTACCACCTCTGATGCAACGCAGTCCACTGCGTCTAACAGCGATACCCTAGTGGGCTCTACATCCTCTAGTAGCGCTATCTCTGTCACTCCCACCTCACCGACTAGTGCTGACCAAGCTACGACCTCTACAGGACATCAACTGACTTGGGATTCATCGAGTCCTACTCCAACATTCACGGTCCCCACTGACACAACGATTTCGAGTAGCGAGCCTGAAATCAGCTCCGAGAGTAGTGGGGAGTTCAAGTCTACTTCCTCCGAAGAGCAACCCACCTCTTCCTCTACTGGTGAACAGTCCAGCTCCTCTAGTATTGATACCTCGATTACTTCCTCTCCAATAGACAGTGCCGGGGAAGGCGAGCAAACCTTCTCGAAAAGCAGCAGCGAACCAGGGTTCGACCAATCTACTTCTACGCCTACAACTACGGTCGTAATTGATGTATCAGGCTTCAGACCTCTtactttttttttttcaagctcgGAAAGCTCTTTAGAAGTAAGTCACACATCTAGCTCTACCTTTAATGAGCCAGATACAGCTTCAACCATGCCTTCAAACTCATACGGTGAAGGAACATCCACTTCGCTCACAAGTGATACCTCAGAGAGTTCCGCTCCAGATTGGGATCCGAGTTCCTCGACTATGGCGACACCGCCCTTGAGTAATAGCCAATCAACATCTGACGATTTTGAGCAAAGCACAACCGAATACTCAGGTCCTTCCTCCACTACTTCTACCCCGGAGGTTCCAATTATTACACTAACGTCATCGAGTGAACCAGTTTACACGTTATCTACTACTACGCCTTCGTCCAGTTCAATATTGACACCTATAACCACGGATGCAACAAGGGACTCCAGCAGTGTACTACAAACGAATTCAGCCAACACAATTACAAATCCAATCTCTTCCCTTTCGTCATTTGGACAATCCTCTCAAGAATATTCTGGCTCTGCACCACATTACACGGATACCTCAAGCAGTCAAACTACGGGATCTATCTTTGAAGTCACTTTAGCTACAAGTACTATATCAAGTATTACCTCTCAGGATTCGCCAACTTTCGATTTATCGTATATTACCTCccaatcttcaatctcatccaCTAGCACTTCAGGAAATGTTGGTGGAGAAATTGCTACATCCATTACATCGGTCGACACGTCTAACATTGACATTGGGCAAAGTTCTTACGAATCACCTTCACAATCTTCGCTGACAACAGCTTCCCAGTTTCAGGTCTCTCAAGATGGTACATCCTCTGCTATGGAAACCGGTTCAGTGCTGAATGGGCAACCCGAATCTACTGGGGCGCAATCATTTACATCAGATATCGCTTCAGCAACATCCCTCACTGAATCCTCATATGACAGCATAGCAACCGAAGAACCCACAAGCTCAAGTAATCTCGAGACGATcgattcatcatcaaaaaccGCCACAGCGACATATGACTCCGACTCTTTGTCGAACAGCATCGCGTCCCAACAGGCTTCGGGCTCAAGTGACTTTCAGACCAATATTGGGACCACATCTTCACCATTCGATACCGCCACGTCGACGTTCCTCACAAGCTCGTTATCTGATAGCATGGTATCCGAACAGCCTACGGTCTCAAATAACCCCCAGGACACTCACAGTATCAGCCAGACGGAGACCCTGGAACCTAGTTCTACCAGTTCGGGTACATCCACTGATGACACGCAGCCGAATGACACAGGATCAGAATCGCTTAGTTTAAGTGCAACTACGAGATCATCTGTCGACCTCATCTCTGGAACGGAATCAGATGGCTCCTTAAGGATGACTTTAACAACAAGACCAGCTCAGTCGACTGGCTCTTTACTGACTACAGGACAGACGACTGCTGCGAACACTGGCGCACGCTCATCCTCTGTCGGAGGGAGAACAACATTTTGGCTTCCAAGTTCCATTCAGGTTCAAAGTGACCCCACCAGATCAGGCACTTCGTCCTTCGACCCAGCGGTTACTGCCACTCTGCCTCAACTAATTGCGCCTCCGACGGCGGTTCCTGTCCCTGAAAACGCCAGCAAGATCACAGTtggtttcaagaagaatttgaattatGAGTTCCTCGTCAGCAGTTCGACGACCGCTGCCCAAATTTTCcactttcttccttttGTCCTCTCATTCCCATTCGAAGAAAATGGCACTAAAGACTTTTCATACAAGAGAAGAGGTACTcttttggtttcttcattcGAATTCAACAATACTACCACGTTGATGCCGGCTcagtttcatcaagaaactgTAACAGGGATATCGAAAAGAAGTGACTCCGAGTTTCCCTTTAATGCATCTGCAGTGGATGTCATCCAGATTATGCCAATGATAATCAAAGATAGGAACTATCTCACATCGATAGCGGTGCTATATTTTCCTTCCGCATATGTCTCCGAACTACAATCCATGGTCTCTGATGATACTTCGCAACTGTTTAATAATCCTGATCCAACACTCGACGCGCTTGCTGCTCTGATTGACCCTTCTATACCTCTCACCGGTTTGATTGATGGTTCTACTGGCTCTCTCAATGGTGGGAACCCATCCACTCAAAGTCACTCCCCATCCAGTCCATATAAATCACAGAGCAGCGATGACAATAGCGGTAGTTTAGGAACGGCAACAAATTCTGGGTTGAGTTCTGCCGTTAAGAAGAGGCTGGTTATTTACCTGACCTGCCTTGTTTTTGGAACACTACTTTGGATTCTTGTATTTATGTTTCTCTACAAGCATCTTTATGGCGGTAGAGTTATTGCCAAAAGAGCCTACCAAAGAGATGCAGCGCAGGAAGAAAAACAGCATTATAATTTTGCTGATATAACCAGTGTTCATTCTGCTGAAACTGAGCCCGCAAATGACAAAAGCGATGATGTTCCTCAGGAAAAGGATGTCGCTAGCGCCTCTCAATCCAGGTACTCTCTACCAGAAGATCTTATGATCACGGGAGAAAACACTGTTTACAGCGTATCTCAGGGTCTTCAATATTTTGTTGCGGAGGACGGGAGCTTCTACTACGCTGGTCCTTTGCAATCGACTAGTGAGGAGAATGAAACAACCAAAGGAGATTCTGCGGACATTGAGGACATAAATGATTATCTCTACTCTGcagatcaagaaaggtCTATTGTCACAAATGAGCAGAGCTCTTGTGACATCGGAAGTTTgcaaattgatgaagaaggtaATTTTGTTGTTTCTGATCCTAGCCcaaatgaagaagagcatGAGATTACATCCAGCAATTCAGCAACCATCGAactttacaacaacaacaatttaTACAAGATGACAAGAACTGTGAACTCAAATGAGATATCGAGCCCTAGATATCTCGATCAGGACAGTCAAGGGGAAATATCTGATGCGGGCATGGGACAAGAAGGAAATCCTGATTTTCTAAGTTCAACTGAACAAAATTGGCACATTTCCAGCCCCGATGAATCTGAAAACTTTCCAGGTAGATCGGTCTTTGGATTTTACGGCAGTGATGATAGCAACAATATTGTGCAGTCGCTACCTGCTGAGAATTGCATTGATGAGTATCTTTATGTGAGCGGCGATGACGATAGCTTACTTGATAGCCCATTGGGAGTAAgaatcgaagaaattgatgatgatgcGGTCGACGTCCACGTTGATGACTTGGACGAactggatgaagagatgtACAAGAGACGTTCAAAGCTTATGACCCAGCAACAAAGAACCGAAAATGGTATGTTGCATATGTCAAGAGTCATGAAGGCAAAGGCTCAAGGAACCAGAAGGATATGA